In a single window of the Nocardioides sp. L-11A genome:
- a CDS encoding TetR/AcrR family transcriptional regulator produces the protein MSVRNAVMRERITGAAARLFQTRGIGGVTMQEVAAEVGLSKAALYHYYQSREDLLRHIFGDWARDELERARAIAESGDDPATKLASFVRLHLNSIVENLDLYSLSFREEAQLPEDVREEFRALKRENDVLVRQIIREGVESGAFEPVDETLAVFGIVGMCNWLWKWYRPGVGKNADEIAETFSHLVLHGLVLDTPDGQDAEESAPGAGALAYHARAIRHHTRQLELLLPGQ, from the coding sequence GTGTCGGTGCGCAATGCGGTGATGCGCGAGCGCATCACCGGTGCCGCCGCCCGGCTGTTCCAGACGCGCGGCATCGGTGGTGTCACGATGCAGGAGGTCGCGGCGGAGGTCGGCCTGTCGAAGGCCGCGCTCTACCACTACTACCAGAGCCGTGAGGACCTGCTGCGGCACATCTTCGGCGACTGGGCGCGCGACGAGCTCGAGCGCGCGCGGGCGATCGCGGAGTCCGGCGACGACCCGGCGACCAAGCTGGCGTCCTTCGTCCGGCTGCACCTGAACTCGATCGTCGAGAACCTCGACCTCTACTCGCTCTCCTTCCGCGAGGAGGCGCAGCTGCCCGAGGACGTGCGTGAGGAGTTCCGGGCGCTGAAGCGGGAGAACGACGTCCTGGTCCGTCAGATCATCCGCGAGGGGGTCGAGTCGGGGGCGTTCGAGCCGGTCGACGAGACCCTCGCGGTGTTCGGGATCGTCGGCATGTGCAACTGGCTGTGGAAGTGGTACCGGCCGGGCGTCGGCAAGAACGCCGACGAGATCGCCGAGACCTTCTCCCACCTGGTGCTCCACGGTCTCGTGCTCGACACCCCCGACGGTCAGGACGCCGAGGAGTCCGCGCCGGGCGCGGGGGCGCTGGCCTACCACGCACGCGCGATCCGTCATCACACCCGCCAGCTGGAGCTGCTCCTGCCCGGTCAGTGA
- a CDS encoding MaoC/PaaZ C-terminal domain-containing protein, whose translation MTTGPSGPTGPAAAARAYAEDLAPGTEYRLGRLTLTEDDIVGFATQWDPQPFHVDPAQRAHPRFTGVIASGIQSLAVLQRLCVDAVYADWQVVAGRALTEVAFLRPVRADTELTGVARVEAVTLDRPAMGLVRLGCTLTSAPGEPFLTVIAETYVARRVPSPH comes from the coding sequence ATGACCACCGGACCGAGCGGCCCGACCGGCCCCGCGGCAGCGGCGCGCGCGTACGCCGAGGACCTGGCACCCGGGACGGAGTACCGCCTCGGGCGGCTCACCCTGACCGAGGACGACATCGTCGGCTTCGCGACGCAGTGGGACCCGCAGCCCTTCCATGTCGACCCCGCCCAGCGGGCGCACCCGCGCTTCACCGGCGTGATCGCCAGCGGGATCCAGTCACTCGCGGTCCTGCAGCGGCTGTGCGTCGACGCCGTCTACGCGGACTGGCAGGTGGTCGCCGGCCGGGCCCTGACCGAGGTGGCCTTCCTGCGCCCGGTCCGGGCGGACACCGAGCTGACCGGCGTGGCCCGGGTCGAGGCGGTCACCCTGGACCGGCCGGCCATGGGCCTGGTCCGGCTGGGTTGCACACTGACCTCCGCACCCGGCGAGCCGTTCCTCACCGTCATCGCGGAGACGTACGTCGCCCGGCGGGTGCCGTCGCCTCACTGA
- a CDS encoding acetyl-CoA C-acetyltransferase: protein MPEAVIVSTARSPIGRAGKGSLRDLRPDDLAAQMVRAALAKVPALDPRDVDDLMLGTAQPAGEGGYNLGRAVGILAGMDHLPGVTVNRYCSSSLQTTRMALHAIRSGEGHVFISAGVETVSRFGHGMADENPGTHNPFFAEAEARTAARSAEGAERWTDPRDTGALPDLYITMGQTAENVAQLAGVTRREQDEFGVRSHQRAEAAIADGFFEREITPVTLPDGQVVRTDDGPRPGTTIEGVEQLKPVFRPDGTVTAANCCPLNDGAAALVVMSDTKAAELGLTPLARIVATGVSGLSPEIMGLGPVEASRRALALAGMSIGDIDLVEINEAFAAQVIPSARELGIDEDRLNVHGGAIALGHPFGMTGARITSTLINGLQSRDQQFGLETMCVGGGQGMAMILERLS, encoded by the coding sequence ATGCCCGAAGCCGTCATCGTCTCCACCGCCCGCTCCCCGATCGGCCGCGCGGGCAAGGGCTCACTGCGCGACCTGCGCCCCGACGACCTGGCCGCGCAGATGGTCCGCGCCGCACTGGCGAAGGTCCCGGCGCTCGACCCGCGCGACGTCGACGACCTGATGCTCGGCACCGCCCAGCCGGCGGGCGAGGGCGGCTACAACCTGGGCCGCGCCGTCGGCATCCTGGCCGGGATGGATCACCTGCCGGGCGTCACCGTCAACCGGTACTGCTCCTCGAGCCTGCAGACCACCCGGATGGCGCTGCACGCCATCCGGTCCGGGGAGGGACACGTGTTCATCTCCGCCGGCGTCGAGACCGTGAGCCGGTTCGGCCACGGCATGGCCGATGAGAACCCCGGGACCCACAACCCCTTCTTCGCCGAGGCCGAGGCCCGCACCGCCGCCCGGAGCGCCGAGGGGGCCGAGCGCTGGACCGACCCGCGCGACACCGGTGCGCTGCCGGACCTCTACATCACGATGGGCCAGACCGCCGAGAACGTCGCCCAGCTCGCGGGTGTCACCCGCCGGGAGCAGGACGAGTTCGGCGTCCGCAGCCACCAGCGCGCCGAGGCCGCCATCGCCGACGGCTTCTTCGAGCGCGAGATCACCCCGGTGACCCTGCCCGACGGCCAGGTCGTCCGCACCGACGACGGCCCCCGCCCCGGTACGACGATCGAGGGGGTCGAGCAGCTCAAGCCGGTCTTCCGCCCCGACGGCACCGTCACCGCCGCCAACTGCTGCCCCCTCAACGACGGCGCCGCGGCGCTGGTCGTCATGAGTGACACCAAGGCCGCGGAGCTGGGCCTGACCCCGCTCGCCCGCATCGTGGCGACCGGCGTCTCCGGGCTGTCGCCGGAGATCATGGGCCTCGGGCCGGTCGAGGCGAGCCGCCGGGCGCTGGCCCTGGCCGGCATGAGCATCGGCGACATCGACCTCGTCGAGATCAACGAGGCCTTTGCCGCGCAGGTCATCCCGTCGGCGCGGGAGCTGGGCATCGACGAGGACCGCCTCAACGTCCACGGCGGCGCGATCGCGCTGGGCCACCCCTTCGGGATGACCGGTGCGCGGATCACGTCGACCCTGATCAACGGCCTGCAGTCCCGCGACCAGCAGTTCGGTCTCGAGACGATGTGCGTCGGCGGCGGCCAGGGCATGGCGATGATCCTGGAGCGGCTGTCGTGA
- a CDS encoding SDR family oxidoreductase, with the protein MTAARHGRRYDGRTVLVTGASRGIGLAIAHRLVEEGAHVCITARKEGPLAEAVDALGGPEVALAVAGSADDPEHQQRAFEETARRWGPVDVLVNNTGVNPVYGPLLEVDERAARRILDVNLWGALGWARQAWETSFAERCGAVVNVASVAGVRPAEGIGFYGASKAALLHLTQQLAAELGPRVRVNAVAPAVVRTRFATPLYDGREEDVAAAYPLGRIGEPEDIAAAVAYLGSDDAGWVTGQALVVDGGLTLGGGV; encoded by the coding sequence GTGACCGCCGCCCGCCACGGTCGGAGGTACGACGGCCGCACCGTCCTGGTGACCGGCGCCAGCCGCGGCATCGGGCTGGCGATCGCCCACCGCCTGGTCGAGGAGGGTGCCCACGTCTGCATCACCGCCCGCAAGGAGGGCCCGCTCGCCGAGGCCGTCGACGCCCTCGGCGGGCCGGAGGTCGCGCTCGCCGTGGCCGGCTCCGCCGACGACCCCGAGCACCAGCAGCGCGCGTTCGAGGAGACCGCGCGGCGCTGGGGGCCGGTCGACGTGCTGGTCAACAACACCGGCGTGAACCCGGTCTACGGGCCGCTCCTCGAGGTCGACGAGCGCGCCGCGCGCCGGATCCTCGACGTCAACCTCTGGGGTGCGCTGGGCTGGGCCCGCCAGGCCTGGGAGACCAGCTTCGCCGAGCGCTGCGGCGCGGTCGTCAACGTCGCCTCGGTGGCGGGCGTGCGTCCGGCCGAGGGGATCGGCTTCTACGGCGCCAGCAAGGCCGCGCTGCTGCACCTCACCCAGCAGCTCGCCGCCGAGCTCGGGCCGCGGGTCCGGGTCAACGCGGTCGCGCCCGCCGTCGTCCGGACCCGGTTCGCCACGCCGCTCTACGACGGGCGCGAGGAGGACGTGGCGGCGGCGTACCCGCTGGGGCGCATCGGTGAGCCGGAGGACATCGCGGCCGCCGTCGCCTATCTCGGCTCCGACGACGCCGGCTGGGTCACCGGCCAGGCGCTGGTCGTCGACGGCGGCCTGACCCTCGGCGGCGGTGTGTGA